GTCCTCGCGGAGATCAACTCGGTGGCCACCGCCGGGGTGGATTTCCAGGTGGTGCCGGGCATGTCGCTGCCGTCGACGGTGCCGGCCTTCGCGGGCATCGCCTTGGGCTCGGCGTATACGGAGATGGACGTCACTGTTGAGGACGTGGACTGGGATCAGCTCGCCGGGGCTCCGCAGCCGCTGGTGTTGCAGGCCCGGAAGGAAGACTTGCCCACCATTGCTGCCCAGTTGCAGCAGCGCGGGCTGGCGGCGAGCATGCCGGCGTCGGTGACCGTCAACGGCACCACCCGCCTGCAGCGTACGTTCGACGTCACCTTGGGCACCCTGGGCAAGCTGGATGCGGAGCTCGACGGCGCCCTGGTGGTCACCCTGGGCACGGCCGTGGACGATCGCTCCAAGTACTCCTGGTGGGAAAACCGGCCGCTCTACGGGTGGCGGGTGCTGGTCCCGCGGGCGAAGTCGCAGGCGGCGCCAATGAGCGCGCGCCTGGCAACCCACGGCGCCATCCCGCAGGAGGTGCCCACCATCTCCTTGGAGCCGCCGCGCAACCCGTTGCAGATGGAGCGTTCCATCAAGGGCATCGTGGAGGGGCGCTACCAGTGGATCGTGTTTACCTCCGTCAATGCGGTGGATGCCGTCTGGGAGAAGATCGCCGCCTTTGGCCTGGATGCGCGGGCTTTTGCCGGTGTGCATCTGGCGGCGGTGGGGCAGAAGACCGCGCAGGCGATCCGTGATTTGGGCCTGACCCCGGAGGTGACTCCGCCGGTGACGCGCCAGAATGCGCACGGGCTGGTGGAGGTTTTCCCGGAGTATGTGGAGGACCTTGACCCGGTGGGTCGGGTGTTGTTGCCGCGGGCGGACCTGGGCAGTGAGGTGCTGGTAGAAGGCCTCAAGGCCGCGGGCTGGGAGGTCGATGATGTGGTGGCCTACCGCACGGTGCGCGCAGCCCCGCCGAGTGCGGAGGTCCGGGACATGATTAAGTCCGGTGGCTTTGACGCGGTGTGTTTCACCTCTTCTTCGACGGTGAAGAATCTGGTGGGCATCGCCGGCAAGCCGCACCGGCGCACCATCATCGCGGCGATCGGCCCGGCGGCCGCGCACACGGCCCGGGAGATGGGGCTGCGCGTGGATGTGGTTCCGGAGGTCGCGGATATTCCTTCGCTTGTCGACGCCCTCGCCGCCCACGTCGCCGCGCTGCGTGCGGCAGGGCAGTTGCCACCGCCGCGCAAGAAGCGCCGGGCGCGGCGCAAGCCGGAGGCCGCCGCAGAGCAGGGCTAAGCCCCGGCGTGGCCGACATGGTGGGGTGGATAGAATGGGCCAGCAGACAGCGCGCGGGCAGCGGGCCCCGTCCGCCCCGCGCGTCCCTGTGAGAAAGGAAGAAGTAGTTTCCATGGTGGACTCTTTCGACTACCCCGTCACCCGTCCTGCCCGCCGCCCCCGGCGGTTGCGTACTACCCCGGCGCTGCGCAGCCTGGTCGCCGAGACCACCCTTGCCCCCCAGCACCTCATCTTGCCCATGTTCATCGCGGACGGCATTGATGCTCCTCGGGAGATCGCCTCGATGCCCGGGGTCTATCAGCACACGCAGGACTCCCTGCTGCGCGCGGTGGAGGAGGCCGCCGAGGCCGGCGTGCTGTGCATCGACCTCTTTGGGGTGCCCCTGGCGCAGGATAAGGATGCCACCGGCTCGGTGGCGTGGGACCCGGAGGGGATTCTCAACCGCGGTGTTGCGGCGGTGCGGCAGCGCTTCGGCGATGATGTCATCGTCATGGCGGATACCTGCCTCGATGAGTTCACTGACCACGGCCACTGCGGCGTGGTGGTCACGGACCGCCATGGCGCCAGCGTGGTGGACAATGATGCCACCTTGCCGCTCTACCAGGCCATGGCCGTGGCCCAGGCCCGCGCCGGGGCGCACATGGTCTCCCCGTCGGGGATGATGGACGGCCAGATTCTGGCGATCCGGGACGCGCTCGATCAGGAGGGCTTCCAGGATGTGTCCATCATGGCGTATTCCGCCAAGTACGCCTCCGCGTTTTTTGGTCCATTCCGGGACGCCGTGGGCAGTTCTCTTCAGGGGGACCGGCGCACCTACCAGCAGGATCCGGCGAATGCGCGGGAGTCGCTGCTGGAGGTGGAGTTGGATATTGATGAAGGCGCGGACATCGTCATGGTCAAGCCCGCCCTGCCCTACCTGGACATCGTGCACCAGGTGGCCCAGGTCTCTCCGGTCCCGGTGGCGGCCTACCAGGTCTCTGGCGAGTACGCCATGATCAAGGCGGCCGGCGCCAACGGGTGGATCGATGAGCATCGCGTGATGATGGAAGCCCTGACCTCCATCAAGCGCGCCGGGGCGGACCAGATCCTGACCTACTTTGCCACCGAGGCGGCCCGCGCCTTGCGCGGCTAGACTACGCAGCACACACTCGCTTTTTTAAGGATGCAGCCAACAGACGTGGACAGCACTCAGGCCGTGACGCCCCCTTCGCACACCCAGCCGGACTCCGCCGGCGCCCACCGCCCCGAATCGGTGGTCCTCACCGGCCGGCTGTGGACCTGGATCCTCCTCATCGAGGCCGCCCATGCACTCCTCGGCGCGGTGATCACGCTGCTGGATCCCAGCCTGCTGCGCGCCGCGGTGACCAAGCAGATTGACGCCATGCCGGATGGCACGGCGCTGCCCGCGGGGATCGTGGACGTGGCCATGGTGGCCTCGGTGGTCATGTCCGCCGGGCTGTCTCTCATCATCGTGGGGGTGCTGGCGTGGATGGTGCGCACCGTGGTGCGCCCCGGGCGCTGGGCGGCCGGGGGCCGAAGGCTGCTGCTGTTCTTCGGCTTTTACTATGTCCTGCGCGCCGTGACGGTCTTTTCCTTGCACCCCGGCGGCACCTCGGTGCCGGTGGCGTTCTATGCGGTAGACGGCGCCGCCCAGGTGGTGGTGGGCGTGGTGGCCGCGATGGCGCTGGTGTTCCTGTTTCGGCAGGATACGTTGCGCTGGACCGGGGAAGTGGTGCGCCGCGGCCCCGGCGGCGGGCCGCAGGCATAGTTAACCGGATGAGTCTTCACGGTCCTTCCGCGCGCCGGCTCCAGGTCGCCTGGCTGGTGGCGCTGGTCGCGGCGGTCGCGCAGGTGGTGTGTGCCCTGGAATTGTGGGCCACGCCGCTGCCGCAGGCTGCTATCGATGCCGAAGCTGCCGCCGCGGTCACGTTGGCGCACAACAGGCAGTTCATGGCCGTCTTTGCCCTGCTGACCGGGGTGGGGCTGGCGTTGATGGCCGCCCAGCTGCGCGGCGGCGGCGCCCGGGCCCGGCGCTGGTGCGTGGGCGTGGTGGGGGTCGCCGCGGTAGGTAATCTGGTGGGGTTGGCACTTCAGGTCGTCGGCATGGCGCTGGTGGTCAATGAGGTGTTGTTAGTGATTGTCGTGTGGCTCGTCGCGGCGCCGTCTGGGGCGTCGGGTGGGGTCGCAGAAAGGTGGTGGGGGCGTGTCTGACGTTGTAGATGAGGCGATCAGTCAGGCCAAGCAGGCGGCGGCGCAGGCGGGTTTTGGCGCGGCCGTGGAGCTGGAGGAGTCGACGCACAAGACGTCGTACGCCTTCGAGCTTGAGGGCTTGGATGAGGCCCCCGTCATCCCGGATATTGAGGCCGCGCTCCACGCCCTGCCGGGGGTGCGCGCCCGGGTGGTCTATAGCACCAAGTCGGCGTGGATCACGGCCCCGGAGGGGCTGCCGCCGCAGCGGATCGTGGAGGTGTTTGCCACCTTTGGGGTGCGTGCGGTGATGACGGATTCGTCGCTGCGGCGCCGCTCGATGCTGCGGGGGGAGTCCGCGGATGCGCTGCCGAAGAGCTATGCGAACAGGAAGGCGCGCCGCCACGCCGAGGAGGAGGCGCAGAGTTTGGAGCAGGCGCGCCGCTCGGGCTTTTTTGCTTCTTCTGGGCGCCAGCCGCAGTGGCGCCCGGAGGGCGGCGCGGTGGACCCGGCGACGGGCCAGACGGTGGACCGGGATGTGCTGTATACGGCCCGCGATCTGATTACCACGCCGCGCCTGTTCATGGCGGTGGTGCTCACGGTGCCGGTGCTGGCGTTGTCCTACCGGGAGTCGTGGCAGTTTGCCGGCTGGCAGTGGCTGGTGGCGGCGTTGACGCTGCCGGTGGTGACGTGGTGTGCGTTTCCTTTCCACCGGGCGATGGCCGGCGGGGTGCGCCGCGGCGCGGTGGCGTTGGATGGCGCGAGCTCTATTGCCATCGTTTTGGCGTTTGTGTGGTCGGTCGGCGCGTTGTGTGTGACGGAGGCGGGAACTATTGGTTGGCGGGGCACCCCGCACCTGTTGGCGGCCTATGATCCGGGCCGCGGGGATGCGACGGAGCTGTTTTTTGATGTCGCGTGCGGGGTGACGGCGCTGCTGCTGTGCGGGCGGAAGTTGTCTATCCAGTCCCGGTCGAGCCTGCTGGAGGAGCTGGCTGCCCAGCACGTGGATCCGCAGGAGCAGATCACTGTGGCGCGGCGGAATCGGGCGACCGGTGAGGTGACCAAGGAGGTCACCACCATCGGGGAGATCAACGTGGGCGATGACGTGCTGGTTGAGCCGGGCCAGCTCATCCCGGTCGATGGGGTGGTGGTTGGCGGGCACAGTACTGTGCGCCCGAGCGTGATTGCGGCGGCGTCGACAGGCAAGGCCGCCACCTTCGAGGTGGACGTGGATGACCGGGTGGCGGCGGGCAGTTTCAACGTCACGCACCGGCTGAAGATTCGGGTGCACCGCACGGGGCACCGCACCCGCATGGCGGGGGTGGAGCGCTGGATCGCGGCGGTCAATCGGCACCAAAACGATGCGGTGATGCTGTCCACGCGCACGGCGTCGACCCTGATCCCGGTGGCGTTTGTGCTGGCCGCGGGCGGCTTCGCGCTGTGGGCGTTGGCCACGAATAACTTGGCGTTGGCGTTGTCTTCGGCGTTGGCGGTGTTGGCCAGCGTGGCCCCGGCGGCGCTGGCGTTGTCTTCGGCGTTGGCGCTGCGCTTGGGCATTGAGACGGCCGCGCGGGGCGGGATGCTGCTGCGCGCCGGGGAGGTCATGCGGGGCTTGCAGATGGTGGACACGGTGGTGTTTAACCGGGTGGGCACCCTGGCGGAGCCGGACATGGTGGTGGAGACGGTGACGGCGGATCGGGGGGAGAACCCGGAGTTGGTGCTGCGGGTGGCCGGCGCGCTGTGCCTGGAGTCGGACCATCCGGCGTCGCAAGCGATTGTGCATGCGGCCCGCCAGGCCCGTGACCAGGGCTCGGGCGGGGATGACATCCCGAATTGGATTGAGGTGTCCCACCTGGGCATTGACGCGGATGGGGCGTTTGTGGCCACCATCGATATGGAGGTCACCGACGCCCAGGGCCAGACGCATTCGCGGCTGATCCCGGCCAAGCTGTGGCGCCCGCGCAACCTTTCTGAGCTGGATGGGCAGTTGGCGGCCGCGGCCATCGCGGGCGGCACCCCGCTGGTGGTGGCGTGGAACGGCAAGGATCGCGGCGTGATTACGCTGCACGATTCGGTCAAGGATGATGCGGCGCGGGCGGTGCGCGAGCTCGGCGAGATGGGCCTAGAGACGATGATGCTCACCCGGGATACCTACCCGGTAGGGCGGCGCTTTGCGGACCGCATTGGCATCGACCGGGTGCTCGCCGGCATTGCCCCGGGCCGCAAGGAGTACACCATCCGTGCGGTGCATACGCGCGGCGCCCGGGTGGCCATGGTGGGCGACTCCTCGGTCACGCAGTGCCTGGAGGTCGCGGATGTTGGGCTGTTGATCAGCGATGAGATCTCCTTTGAGCACGTCTCCCGCGGGCGCCACCGCGGCATCGACGTGGTGGTGCTGCGCCATGACGTCAAGGCGGTGCCCCAGCTGATCCGGCTGGCGCGCACGGTGTGCAGCGTCATCGACCGCAATATCCTTTTTGCCTGGGCGTATAACGGGCTGGCGGTGGTGGCCTCCCTGGCGGGACTGCTCCACCCCATGGTGGCCACGGTGCTCATGCTGGCGTCTTCTTTGGTCATTGAGGCCCGCTCCAATTCGGTGCGCAAGGCCCTGCGCTAACCTCCCCGGGGCCCGGTGAGGCAGGATGGGAGCCATGACTTCTCGCCGACAGCTTCACCGCGCCCCGCTTCTCGACGCCGCCGCCGGCACCGCACCCACCCGCCAACCGGTGTGGTTCATGCGCCAGGCAGGCCGCTCCTTACCGGAGTACCGCGCCATCCGGGAGGGGGTGGGCATGCTGGAGTCCTGCTTCCGGCCCGACCTGCTGGCGGAGATCACCCTCCAGCCGGTGCGCCGCCACGACGTCGACGCGGCGATCCTGTTTTCAGACATCGTCGTCCCGCTCAAGGCGGCGGGCGTGGACGTGGATATCGTCGCGGGGCGCGGGCCGGTGGTGGCGCAGCCGATCCGCGGGAGAGGGGACGTCGATAAGCTGCCGCGACTGGACCAGGACATCCCCGCCATCCGGGAGGGCATTGCCACGATCCTGGAGGAGCTGACGGACACCCAGGCGCTCATCGGGTTCGCCGGCGCGCCGTTTACGCTGGCCAGCTACCTGGTGGAGGGCGGGCCGTCCAAGACCCACCAGAACACCAAGGCGCTCATGCACAACGACCCGGACACGTGGAACGCGCTCATGGAGTCCCTGGTAGAAACCGTGCTGGCGTTCATCCGCATCCAGCTCGACGCCGGCGTAGACGCCTGGCAGCTGTTCGACTCCTGGGCCGGCTACCTGAGCGAATATGACTACCGCACCTTCGTTGAGCCGCACTCGCGGCACATCTTCGCGGAGCTGGAAAGCGCCGGGGTGCCGCGCATCCACTTCGGCGTGGGCACCGGGGAGCTGCTCGGCGATATGGCCGCCGCAGGCCCGGACGTGGTGGGTGTGGACTGGCGGGTGCCGCTGGATCGTGCGGCCGCGCGCATCTGTGCGGCAGCGGAGCCGAAAGTGCTCCAGGGTAACCTGGATCCAGCGATCCTTTTTGCCGGAGAGGCCACCGTGCGCGCGGAAGTCGCGCGCATCAAGGCGGACGCCGCCCGGGCGATAGCCGCCGGGCAGGCCACCGGGCACATCTTCAACCTGGGCCACGGCGTGCTGCCAGACACCCCGGCCGAAGCGATCACCAAGGCCGTGGAGATCATCCACGAGCCCTAACACACGTTCGCATTTTCCGTTTTT
Above is a genomic segment from Corynebacterium uberis containing:
- a CDS encoding uroporphyrinogen-III synthase, with the protein product MPEQASSPQAVPHAVQPGQLAPAAGTVFFVGAGPGNPDLLTIRAREVLSHNATAVVDPDVLPGVRDIIAASVPVPQEKIDQADKDYQALIEEAKESGARRKPPRPAPPTAANITDLPAGSPQLAELLAQLVADGEDVVRLVAGNPLSRESVLAEINSVATAGVDFQVVPGMSLPSTVPAFAGIALGSAYTEMDVTVEDVDWDQLAGAPQPLVLQARKEDLPTIAAQLQQRGLAASMPASVTVNGTTRLQRTFDVTLGTLGKLDAELDGALVVTLGTAVDDRSKYSWWENRPLYGWRVLVPRAKSQAAPMSARLATHGAIPQEVPTISLEPPRNPLQMERSIKGIVEGRYQWIVFTSVNAVDAVWEKIAAFGLDARAFAGVHLAAVGQKTAQAIRDLGLTPEVTPPVTRQNAHGLVEVFPEYVEDLDPVGRVLLPRADLGSEVLVEGLKAAGWEVDDVVAYRTVRAAPPSAEVRDMIKSGGFDAVCFTSSSTVKNLVGIAGKPHRRTIIAAIGPAAAHTAREMGLRVDVVPEVADIPSLVDALAAHVAALRAAGQLPPPRKKRRARRKPEAAAEQG
- a CDS encoding heavy metal translocating P-type ATPase, with amino-acid sequence MSDVVDEAISQAKQAAAQAGFGAAVELEESTHKTSYAFELEGLDEAPVIPDIEAALHALPGVRARVVYSTKSAWITAPEGLPPQRIVEVFATFGVRAVMTDSSLRRRSMLRGESADALPKSYANRKARRHAEEEAQSLEQARRSGFFASSGRQPQWRPEGGAVDPATGQTVDRDVLYTARDLITTPRLFMAVVLTVPVLALSYRESWQFAGWQWLVAALTLPVVTWCAFPFHRAMAGGVRRGAVALDGASSIAIVLAFVWSVGALCVTEAGTIGWRGTPHLLAAYDPGRGDATELFFDVACGVTALLLCGRKLSIQSRSSLLEELAAQHVDPQEQITVARRNRATGEVTKEVTTIGEINVGDDVLVEPGQLIPVDGVVVGGHSTVRPSVIAAASTGKAATFEVDVDDRVAAGSFNVTHRLKIRVHRTGHRTRMAGVERWIAAVNRHQNDAVMLSTRTASTLIPVAFVLAAGGFALWALATNNLALALSSALAVLASVAPAALALSSALALRLGIETAARGGMLLRAGEVMRGLQMVDTVVFNRVGTLAEPDMVVETVTADRGENPELVLRVAGALCLESDHPASQAIVHAARQARDQGSGGDDIPNWIEVSHLGIDADGAFVATIDMEVTDAQGQTHSRLIPAKLWRPRNLSELDGQLAAAAIAGGTPLVVAWNGKDRGVITLHDSVKDDAARAVRELGEMGLETMMLTRDTYPVGRRFADRIGIDRVLAGIAPGRKEYTIRAVHTRGARVAMVGDSSVTQCLEVADVGLLISDEISFEHVSRGRHRGIDVVVLRHDVKAVPQLIRLARTVCSVIDRNILFAWAYNGLAVVASLAGLLHPMVATVLMLASSLVIEARSNSVRKALR
- the hemE gene encoding uroporphyrinogen decarboxylase; amino-acid sequence: MTSRRQLHRAPLLDAAAGTAPTRQPVWFMRQAGRSLPEYRAIREGVGMLESCFRPDLLAEITLQPVRRHDVDAAILFSDIVVPLKAAGVDVDIVAGRGPVVAQPIRGRGDVDKLPRLDQDIPAIREGIATILEELTDTQALIGFAGAPFTLASYLVEGGPSKTHQNTKALMHNDPDTWNALMESLVETVLAFIRIQLDAGVDAWQLFDSWAGYLSEYDYRTFVEPHSRHIFAELESAGVPRIHFGVGTGELLGDMAAAGPDVVGVDWRVPLDRAAARICAAAEPKVLQGNLDPAILFAGEATVRAEVARIKADAARAIAAGQATGHIFNLGHGVLPDTPAEAITKAVEIIHEP
- the hemB gene encoding porphobilinogen synthase, with the protein product MVDSFDYPVTRPARRPRRLRTTPALRSLVAETTLAPQHLILPMFIADGIDAPREIASMPGVYQHTQDSLLRAVEEAAEAGVLCIDLFGVPLAQDKDATGSVAWDPEGILNRGVAAVRQRFGDDVIVMADTCLDEFTDHGHCGVVVTDRHGASVVDNDATLPLYQAMAVAQARAGAHMVSPSGMMDGQILAIRDALDQEGFQDVSIMAYSAKYASAFFGPFRDAVGSSLQGDRRTYQQDPANARESLLEVELDIDEGADIVMVKPALPYLDIVHQVAQVSPVPVAAYQVSGEYAMIKAAGANGWIDEHRVMMEALTSIKRAGADQILTYFATEAARALRG